A window of Castanea sativa cultivar Marrone di Chiusa Pesio chromosome 1, ASM4071231v1 contains these coding sequences:
- the LOC142621879 gene encoding putative rRNA-processing protein EBP2 homolog, whose protein sequence is MGIFDKEPVMFEEDGEEDLDEEASESGSEEDEDVKLTEPSKNSIYNRDGLLDKLGDICWPENAGWIHRLSIDVNQEQEVDVNDDLTREAAFVMQALEGTKEAFEKLKSMKINCFRPPDYYAEMVKTDSHMEKVKGKLLSEKRKIEEAEERRKARESKKLSKEIQAQKQKERAKQKKEEIESVKKWRKQRQQSGFAVGEKDADMNLPFEDGKTFERSNKKRPGVAPGDRSGGKAKRGVGNPNKQKKREFRNSKFGSGGRKGLKKQNTAETTDDIRSFNGGKVTGNKKRKR, encoded by the coding sequence ATGGGGATATTCGATAAAGAACCGGTTATGTTTGAGGAGGATGGAGAGGAAGATCTTGATGAGGAAGCATCAGAATCAGGGTcggaagaagatgaagatgtgaAATTGACTGAACCTTCAAAGAACTCGATATACAACAGAGATGGTCTCCTTGATAAACTTGGAGATATTTGCTGGCCTGAAAATGCAGGTTGGATACACAGGCTCTCCATCGATGTTAATCAAGAGCAAGAGGTGGATGTGAATGATGACCTGACCCGAGAGGCTGCATTTGTTATGCAAGCATTGGAGGGAACTAAGGAAGCCTTTGAAAAGCTTAAGTCAATGAAGATCAATTGTTTCAGGCCCCCTGACTATTatgctgagatggtgaagacaGATTCCCACATGGAGAAAGTGAAAGGTAAGCTTTTGTCAGAGAAGAGGAAGATTGAGGAGGCTGAGGAGAGAAGGAAGGCTAGGGAGTCCAAGAAACTATCTAAAGAGATTCAGGCCCAGAAGCAGAAAGAGAGAGCTAAGCAGAAAAAGGAAGAGATAGAGTCTGTCAAGAAGTGGAGGAAGCAGAGGCAGCAGAGTGGGTTTGCTGTTGGTGAAAAAGATGCTGATATGAATTTGCCCTTTGAAGATGGGAAAACTTTTGAGAGGTCAAATAAGAAAAGACCAGGTGTGGCTCCAGGAGATCGTTCTGGAGGGAAGGCAAAACGAGGAGTAGGAAACCCAAATAAACAGAAGAAAAGGGAATTCAGAAATTCGAAGTTTGGGTCTGGTGGGAGGAAAGGTCTGAAGAAGCAGAATACAGCAGAGACCACAGATGATATAAGAAGCTTCAATGGAGGCAAGGTTACTGGAAATAAGAAAAGGAAGAGGTAA